The following is a genomic window from Thioclava electrotropha.
CCGCATCCTGTTCTCGCATGACTGGATCGTCTATCTTTCGCTGATCCTCGTCGCGGTGGTCTGGTACGTGCTGCGCTCCACCCGCGCCGGGCTGATCCTGCGCGCGGTGGGCGAGAGCCATGACGCCGCCCACGCGCTGGGATACCGCGTCGTCGCCGTGCGCTTTGCAGCGCTGGCCTTCGGCGGGGCGCTGGCCGGTCTGGGCGGCGCCTATCTCAGCCTCGTGCGCGTGCCGCAATGGACCGAAGGCATGACCGCAGGCGCAGGCTGGATCGCTCTGGCCATCGTGGTCTTCGCAAGCTGGCGCCCGTGGCGCGTGCTGCTGGGCGCTTATCTCTTCGGCGGCATCACCGCGCTGCAGCTGCAATTGCAGGCCGCAGGCTACGCGATCCCGGTGCATATCCTCTCGATGGCCCCTTACGTCATCACCATCGTGGTGCTGGTCATCCTGTCCGCCATTCACCGCCACGGCGTGCAGGCCGCCCCTGCCAGCCTCGGCAAATCTTTCCACGCCTCGAGCTGAGGCATATCTCAAAGGGCCCCATCAAGAGGTCCGCCACCCAACTTGGAGTAACGCGATGAACCGCAGATCCTTTTTGAAAACCACC
Proteins encoded in this region:
- a CDS encoding ABC transporter permease; the protein is MIVGGIDIITLTATLMGASTPVLLAATGELVAEKSGVLNLGVEGMMIMGAVAGFAAAVATGSPVLGFLMGAIAGALLATLFAFLTQKLLSNQVATGLALTLFGLGLSALIGKGYEGVRPPPTAKIDFGPLSDIPVLGRILFSHDWIVYLSLILVAVVWYVLRSTRAGLILRAVGESHDAAHALGYRVVAVRFAALAFGGALAGLGGAYLSLVRVPQWTEGMTAGAGWIALAIVVFASWRPWRVLLGAYLFGGITALQLQLQAAGYAIPVHILSMAPYVITIVVLVILSAIHRHGVQAAPASLGKSFHASS